From the genome of Synechococcales cyanobacterium T60_A2020_003:
AGATCCATTTTGTTTTTGATCGCTACGGTCACGGCAGTTGCGTGTTCTGCCGCGTTACCGATGATCGGCACCAAGATAACCCCGGTGAAAAGTTCCGTTAAACCCAGTTGGGATGTGGCTTCTTCCAGCGCGCCAACCAAAAGCTCCGACTCGATCGCCACTAGCAGCGTCGCACCCAGCAGAATCGCTGTCCACAGAATCACGTTTGGCTTCTGATGGGATGCCCCGTCAGCGTCTTCAAATTCTGCTTCCCCCACATCGCAGAGATAGCTATGGGTTTTCATCGAAAACAGCAGCGTTAGGGCATAGACCCCAATCAGAACCAGGGCAACGGCGACTGATAGACGCTGAATCGTTTCTTCAGAGATCCCGGTTGATGTGAAATCAACGGCTGTGGGCAGCAGAATCGAAACAATCGCCAAACTCATGGACGACGCATTGAGGCGTGCCATCACAGGCTGAAACTCTTGCTCCTTATAGCGTAATCCGCCCAACAGCATGGATAGCCCCATTACCAGGAGCAGATTGCCCATGATCGATCCAGTGATGCTGGCTTTGACAACCTCTACGTATCCGGCGCGAAGGGCGACGAGGGCAATAATCAATTCCGTAGCGTTGCCGAAGGTGGCATTCAGCAGCCCGCCTAAGTTAGGGCCAACAACGATCGCAATTTCCTCGGTGGCAGTTCCCATCCAGGCGGCAAGAGGAACGATTGCCATACAGGCCGTGAGAAAGACGGTGAGTTCGCCCCAGCCTAGAAAATGAGCCAGGATGGAAATGGGAACAAATGCGAGGAGAACAGTAAAAATTAGGTTTTTGGTGCTCATGCAAAGCCTCTAGAAATCCGTTAGTCAACCCAGGTCGCTTGCGAATGCTGGAAGCCGCACGCCGTAAGCTCATGCAAAGCCTCTAGAAATCCGTTAGTCAACCCAGGGGGTATGTGTCAGTTAGGACTGAAAGCTGGTTCAGGCTCCAGATTAAGGGCGATCGCCTCTCAACTAAGCGCGACCTCACCAGCCAGCCGACGCCCCTTCATCATGGTTCTATCCCTGCTTAGGATACCTTCACCACAGAGGGTGCGGATTAAGGATTTTGCAGATTTGTATCAAATCCGGTTAAGTCATGGATTCATCCCCGGTGGAGGGGTGGGTTTTGCCCTTTACTCTGGCATCTACCGGAAGCTATCGGCAAAACCTGCCCCTAGCCGTCTGGCATTGATCAGTGATCAACCGGATTTGAGAGCAAAACTGATCCCAAACCCTATCGATGCATGACACCTGTGCATCCCGTCCCTGCGCGGTATGAATCCCCTACAGTTGGGGCAAAATTTCTGGCAAGAGATTGGCTGGAATTTTTGAGAGGGCTTGGTTTTGCGCCTTGATGCCCCCTTGGTTGTAGAAGGCGCGTACGGTTCGGGCAATGTAGCCCACCGTGGTTTGGTGAAGGTCGGCTTTATCCATCCAGCCTTGAAGCGCTTTGAGGTGTTCCCGCAGGGCAAGATCGAGGTGATCCAAACGAATATCATCCTGGAACGGAATTTGGTAATCCGTAGCGAGCTGGTAGTGCGCCAGAGCCAAATTGTTGTGGGTGGCGTAGACATCAAAGTTGAGGGTTGGCGAGGTGTTGCCCTCCCATCGATGCTGCATCACAATACGCTCTACGGCAATCAGGGTTTCTGCATAGGCCACGATCGCCTGTCTTAGGTAGTCCAGCCGCGCTTCTGGGTTGTTCTTACAGTGGTTTGCCATGTGCCAGTATGCGGTTCCCAGGTTGTTTTGGGTGGCGGCATAGGCGGCGGGTGTTTTGTCGATGGTGCGGTAGCGTAGCGCCATCCGATAGGCTCCTAAGGCCAGGGTCAGCCAGTCCTGGGGACGCTCATGCTGTGCCAGATTCCAGTAGGCAGTGCCGAGGTTGTTCTGGATCATGGCGTGATTGAGCGGCTCAGTTTCGGGACGATAGAACCGCAGGGCTTCGGAATAGGCGGCAACGGCTTGTTTGAGGTTGTCCTTGGGCTTGTAATGTTGCGCCAGATTCCAGTAGGCCGTGCCCAAATTGTTCTGAGTCAGGGCGTAGCGCATGGGGTCTACGTCGGGATTGCGGTGGCGGAGGGCTTGTTGGTACGCTTGGATCGATTTCTGCAAGCTTTCGGCGGGGTTCTCAAATCGAGCGAGATCGCTGTAGGCTGCTCCCAGGTTGTTTTGCAGCATGGTGTAGTTGGGCAAGTGCTCCGGCAGTTTCACCCGTGCCAATCCGTGCTGGTAGGTGGCGATCGCCTGATTAAGATTGGACAATGCTTTTTCCGGATCGAGCGATCGCCGCGACAGCATCCAGAACAGATTCCCCATATCGTTGAGGACGTCAATCCACACGGGCGACGACTCCTGAAGCCACACCAACACCTGCTCATAGGCTTGAATTGCGGCCAGAATTTCGGCATCAGTTGCGTTTCCTTCCTCTACACGAGTGCGATAGAGGTTGCCTAGGGTGCGGTAAGCGTTGGATAGCACTGACGGGGATGCCTGCTGTTGGTGAAGCAGCGCAATTTGCTCCTTGAGTACCTCCGGATCCGTGACGGCATCGAGATCGAGATCGGGAATCGCGGTAGGTTTGATGAACGCTCGGGTGCGCTCTGCCGGGATACCCTTGATCGGATTTAGGGTAACCGATCCACCGTTTTTAACCGAAATGGAGTAGGACGTTCCCAGCGATTTGCCATTCATGCCGTGGGCGATCGCAGGTGATGAGCCGTTCGTAGACGAATGGCTGGTCTGGGTGGTCAACGGAAGCAGCGGTGGCGGAGTTAGCGCCTTGGGAGGATCGTCCGTCGTCGTAGATTGGGATTGGTTGGCGGAGGGCGATCGCCGTTCCCGATCGAGACTTCGCAGATCATGGTGCAGAATTTTAAGCAACTCCCGTTCCGAAAACTGGGCGGCGGGAGCTTCAGGTTTGGGTTGGGGCGAGGAGGCTGGCAGTTGCGGTGACGGATTGGAGGGGGTCGCGGTCGCGGCTTCGGAGGGATGGGACGGGTGGGTCAGAGGAGTGGGATCGCCCACAAACTCGAATACCGCATTCCGGCATCGCCAAAAGTCCGGAGCCGATTCTTTCAGCGCATTAAACCAAGGGCGCGGCAGCCACAGCAGCACGCTGAACTCCATCATCGGCAGGCTGCGCTCAATGCCGTCTAAATAGCTGAAGAAGAGTCGCTGAACGGCGGCAGGCTGGCGGGTGAGGTGCTCGATCCCGATGATCTGAAAAGCGGGTAATCGATAATCTTGCCCCGCAGGGGGGGGAAACTCCGTGAGCCATTGCGCCATTTGCACCACCGGATTGGGATCGTGGAGATCGAGCGTGAGGCTGACCAGGTGGGGATAGTCGTCTAGGCGATCGCCCTCGGTATTCGAGGGTAGGGGATAGGCCACCTCCGACTCTAACTGCGTTACCAGGCGATCGCGCAGCACCAGATCATCGCAGACGGCCAGCAAAATCTGACGCCGCATATTCAGGCTCAGCAGCAGCTTTAAGCGATCATAGGTTTCCTGATTAATCCCGGAAGGCTCGCAAGAGTGTGTCACGGCAGTTGCAGGGGAAATGAGGTTGGACAAGTACGGTCTATACCTTCCCTTTTCTACAGCTTTGCCTCGCAGTCAGGACAGGATGCAGGATTCGCTAATAAACTAAGCGATTTGCAATGGTGGGTTTGAGTGTCGAGCTTTCAGTTGGCTATACGTGCTCTATCGGCCTCTATCGACGATGGCAGACTAGGGATCTTGAGATGAGGCGGGCGATCGCCGATCCCTACCCTGACGTTACGATCAAATTTTCCAGTGCATCCTGTAAATCCTGGGTCAGCAACGATACGGCCTGACGACGATTGGACTGGTAGGCGAGCCAGCGATCGCTCACAGAAATGGGATCCCCCACTGTAATCAACACTTTGCGATCGCCCAAATTCGGCGGCGAAACCTCGTTCCGCTCGATGCGAGCCACGGTTTTCCAGAGCAACGTCAGCGTATCGGCAAAGCGATCCACCGAGGGATTTTCCATCACGTATTGTCCGGTGACGCTGACGAAGTTTTCCACTAGGCGCATATGCCACAGCCTCAGATTCGCTTCTTCAGCAATCCGATCCGCTAACCCTTGTTCGACCGGGGTGAGGCCATTCAACACAATATCCTCTCGATAGATACGCTCCCATGCGGCCTGCTCGACCCGCCGACAGCGATCAATAATTCCCCCCTTTGTGGGAAGTTGGAAGAATTGCTCTGCTACGGTGAGAGCTGCACTGAGGAGGGTTTGGAGGCGATGGGCGAGACCATCGTTTTCAGGCGGCATTTCGTTCCTAGCTTGAACTTTGGTTAATGCCTCCACAATTTCCGCAGGCAGCGCATGGCGATAAAACCGCAGGTAGTAGCCTTCCATCTCGCTGAGCAACTTCCAGCCCAGGGCATACAGCCGTTTGTAGAGTCCTGCTAACTGCTCCTCGGTTGGAAACTGATCATCCTGGAGTTGGAGATCCGATGCGTCATATAAGCCTGCGGTCTTCTCAAGCTGGCGCAGCATGGCTTCAACCTTCCGCCACGGTTGCCCCACGAGATTGTACTGTACACCCAGAG
Proteins encoded in this window:
- the cax gene encoding calcium/proton exchanger gives rise to the protein MSTKNLIFTVLLAFVPISILAHFLGWGELTVFLTACMAIVPLAAWMGTATEEIAIVVGPNLGGLLNATFGNATELIIALVALRAGYVEVVKASITGSIMGNLLLVMGLSMLLGGLRYKEQEFQPVMARLNASSMSLAIVSILLPTAVDFTSTGISEETIQRLSVAVALVLIGVYALTLLFSMKTHSYLCDVGEAEFEDADGASHQKPNVILWTAILLGATLLVAIESELLVGALEEATSQLGLTELFTGVILVPIIGNAAEHATAVTVAIKNKMDLSVSVAVGSSMQIALFVAPVLVIAGWFWGQPMDLNFNPFELVAVAVAVLIANSISSDGRSNWLEGTLLLATYAILGLAFYFHPVMEGMG
- a CDS encoding tetratricopeptide repeat protein, with protein sequence MTHSCEPSGINQETYDRLKLLLSLNMRRQILLAVCDDLVLRDRLVTQLESEVAYPLPSNTEGDRLDDYPHLVSLTLDLHDPNPVVQMAQWLTEFPPPAGQDYRLPAFQIIGIEHLTRQPAAVQRLFFSYLDGIERSLPMMEFSVLLWLPRPWFNALKESAPDFWRCRNAVFEFVGDPTPLTHPSHPSEAATATPSNPSPQLPASSPQPKPEAPAAQFSERELLKILHHDLRSLDRERRSPSANQSQSTTTDDPPKALTPPPLLPLTTQTSHSSTNGSSPAIAHGMNGKSLGTSYSISVKNGGSVTLNPIKGIPAERTRAFIKPTAIPDLDLDAVTDPEVLKEQIALLHQQQASPSVLSNAYRTLGNLYRTRVEEGNATDAEILAAIQAYEQVLVWLQESSPVWIDVLNDMGNLFWMLSRRSLDPEKALSNLNQAIATYQHGLARVKLPEHLPNYTMLQNNLGAAYSDLARFENPAESLQKSIQAYQQALRHRNPDVDPMRYALTQNNLGTAYWNLAQHYKPKDNLKQAVAAYSEALRFYRPETEPLNHAMIQNNLGTAYWNLAQHERPQDWLTLALGAYRMALRYRTIDKTPAAYAATQNNLGTAYWHMANHCKNNPEARLDYLRQAIVAYAETLIAVERIVMQHRWEGNTSPTLNFDVYATHNNLALAHYQLATDYQIPFQDDIRLDHLDLALREHLKALQGWMDKADLHQTTVGYIARTVRAFYNQGGIKAQNQALSKIPANLLPEILPQL
- a CDS encoding 1-acyl-sn-glycerol-3-phosphate acyltransferase — its product is MPHTSITQVQPPLEFIPPQYTPSIQRAAKVLLPPFMRWSLGIIEHDTAKTEILVDLYEKFQSDRARFLIAFRHPSPTDPFCIAHFLWNQVPTVARQRGVQLKRPTHAHFVYDRGIPLWAGQVAGWGIARLGGTPIRRGGLDRKGLKSVRSLFAEGQFPMAASPEGGTNQHNELVSPLEPGIAQFGFWCHDDRLSMNQPAEVFLLPLGVQYNLVGQPWRKVEAMLRQLEKTAGLYDASDLQLQDDQFPTEEQLAGLYKRLYALGWKLLSEMEGYYLRFYRHALPAEIVEALTKVQARNEMPPENDGLAHRLQTLLSAALTVAEQFFQLPTKGGIIDRCRRVEQAAWERIYREDIVLNGLTPVEQGLADRIAEEANLRLWHMRLVENFVSVTGQYVMENPSVDRFADTLTLLWKTVARIERNEVSPPNLGDRKVLITVGDPISVSDRWLAYQSNRRQAVSLLTQDLQDALENLIVTSG